A single window of Senegalia massiliensis DNA harbors:
- a CDS encoding efflux RND transporter periplasmic adaptor subunit codes for MKKKLAIFLISILLLGVVSACSNEDTEDETTEEEKVAVEIEEVEKDTLSNSLTLGGRAIMQAEMMITADSSLKVDDIKKGLGKKVEKDDVLFTLKDGEEIKEIKSPLEGIISTINMKEDEYVPLTKPAMVIVDKDAPMTISMNVSENVMGELFIGKEAWVDIDSIDEQGLNGKIVSISPTVDQKTGLYTVNILLDEENRNIKPGMAATVKIDTNVVKNALKVRSESILNIGEKNIVYIVKDNKAIEKEVKVGLDTGDFTEIKSGLNEGDKVIFKGQNYIEDNSEVEVVRGEKDESN; via the coding sequence ATGAAAAAGAAATTAGCTATATTTTTAATATCAATATTACTTTTAGGAGTAGTTTCTGCATGCAGTAATGAAGATACAGAGGATGAAACTACAGAGGAAGAAAAGGTAGCTGTTGAAATAGAAGAAGTGGAAAAAGATACTCTTTCAAACTCATTAACACTAGGTGGAAGAGCTATTATGCAAGCAGAAATGATGATAACAGCAGATTCATCACTAAAAGTAGATGATATCAAAAAAGGTCTTGGAAAAAAGGTGGAAAAAGACGATGTATTATTCACTTTAAAAGATGGAGAAGAAATAAAAGAGATAAAATCTCCTTTAGAAGGTATAATATCAACTATAAATATGAAAGAAGATGAATATGTACCTTTAACTAAACCTGCTATGGTAATAGTTGACAAAGATGCACCTATGACTATTTCCATGAATGTAAGTGAAAATGTAATGGGAGAATTATTTATAGGAAAAGAAGCTTGGGTAGATATAGATTCAATAGATGAACAAGGATTAAATGGAAAAATAGTAAGTATATCTCCTACAGTAGACCAAAAAACAGGGTTATATACTGTAAATATATTATTAGATGAAGAAAATAGAAATATAAAGCCAGGGATGGCTGCAACTGTTAAAATAGATACTAATGTAGTAAAAAATGCATTAAAGGTTAGAAGTGAATCAATATTAAATATTGGTGAAAAAAATATAGTATATATAGTGAAAGATAATAAGGCTATAGAAAAAGAAGTTAAAGTAGGATTAGATACAGGTGATTTTACAGAAATAAAATCAGGATTAAATGAAGGAGATAAAGTTATATTTAAAGGCCAAAACTATATAGAAGATAATAGTGAAGTTGAAGTTGTAAGAGGTGAAAAAGATGAATCTAACTAA
- a CDS encoding tetratricopeptide repeat protein: MKRTKTIFITFALILVLTLIYMIIATFISLENLYTFSFITSAFLIFVSLIIALKKKRIFIYKDKFSKGILVVSIIILSFINVGISYIYVDKIEDTKHTTFNQFAKSNLPKDKTKKEYKQYNGEKLTILYRKSSEPGIELINKYIKDVKKDSTKIYKGVKYDPLTIKITDPETFSEDIIVNDFTGGYYYEDLKQIKIPINDVYNEVLALDTVNEFKFVLRHEYSHYISHMYRLKNNIEKDKIPIWFEEGVASFIGADNIGTPNIIVDGITPFEQLTKPEEWASNNGYEQSYKMIYLLVYNHGENVIEEILLGLKDKSFDESFKKATGKTVKDYENQLKKHFNNGWETFPQINLQKKMKGIEEERIAGIKKYIETYPDNIDAIKQLASLYSRNNNFERVSEVLKLAIEKKNDSHLWSLLAQNYLKLNEFEKAKDAFKNSLEINSDVGTNYEYLAEIYLLYDIDKSIEILQSGLDKVVYPDLLKPKIQQYKKLKDDLESGKKEAYNNFLEFNNLDENIKGALIEEVKDY; encoded by the coding sequence TTGAAAAGAACAAAAACTATATTTATTACATTTGCACTTATTTTAGTTTTAACTTTGATATATATGATAATAGCTACATTTATAAGTTTAGAAAATCTATATACTTTCTCATTTATAACTTCAGCTTTTTTAATATTTGTTTCTTTAATAATAGCATTAAAAAAGAAAAGAATATTTATATATAAGGATAAATTTTCTAAAGGGATTTTAGTTGTTTCAATTATTATCTTAAGCTTTATTAATGTAGGAATATCGTATATATATGTGGATAAAATTGAGGATACAAAACATACTACATTTAATCAATTTGCAAAATCAAATTTACCAAAGGATAAAACAAAAAAAGAATATAAACAATATAATGGGGAGAAACTAACAATTCTTTATAGAAAATCTTCTGAACCAGGAATAGAACTTATAAATAAATATATAAAAGACGTAAAAAAAGATTCAACAAAGATATACAAAGGTGTGAAATATGATCCATTAACTATAAAAATAACTGATCCTGAAACATTTAGTGAGGATATAATAGTAAACGATTTTACAGGTGGATATTATTATGAAGATTTAAAACAAATAAAAATACCAATAAATGATGTATATAATGAAGTTCTTGCATTAGATACTGTAAATGAATTTAAATTTGTATTAAGACATGAATATTCACATTATATATCACATATGTATAGATTAAAAAATAATATAGAAAAAGATAAAATACCAATTTGGTTTGAAGAAGGAGTAGCATCATTTATAGGAGCAGATAATATCGGTACTCCAAATATTATAGTAGATGGAATAACTCCTTTTGAACAATTAACTAAGCCTGAAGAATGGGCAAGTAATAATGGATATGAGCAGAGTTATAAAATGATATATCTCTTAGTATATAATCATGGAGAAAATGTAATAGAAGAGATATTACTTGGATTAAAAGATAAATCATTTGATGAATCATTTAAAAAAGCTACAGGTAAAACTGTAAAAGATTATGAAAACCAATTGAAAAAACATTTTAATAATGGTTGGGAGACATTCCCACAAATAAATCTTCAAAAGAAGATGAAAGGCATAGAAGAAGAAAGAATAGCTGGAATAAAAAAATATATAGAAACATACCCAGATAATATTGATGCAATAAAACAATTAGCCTCTTTATATAGTAGAAATAATAATTTTGAACGAGTATCAGAAGTATTGAAATTAGCCATAGAAAAGAAAAATGATTCTCATCTTTGGAGTTTATTAGCACAAAACTATTTGAAATTAAACGAATTTGAAAAAGCAAAAGATGCTTTTAAAAACTCTTTAGAGATTAATAGTGATGTAGGGACTAATTATGAATATTTAGCAGAGATTTATCTTTTATATGATATAGATAAAAGTATAGAAATACTACAAAGTGGTTTAGATAAAGTAGTATATCCAGATTTATTAAAACCAAAAATTCAACAATATAAAAAATTAAAAGATGATTTAGAATCAGGAAAAAAAGAAGCATATAATAATTTTCTTGAATTTAATAATTTAGATGAAAATATAAAAGGTGCTCTTATAGAAGAGGTGAAAGATTATTGA
- a CDS encoding efflux RND transporter permease subunit, with protein sequence MNLTKLSVKRPVTIVMVTLIVVLLGVVSLTRLPIDLLPQFSLPIAIVQTQYSGVGPQEIENLVTKPLEQSIGTVSNIENVSSISSEGSSVIIAEFNFGTDMDFASLEMREKVDMIKGFLPEGANDPMVLKIDPNAMPVMEASLSGSDDLSSLQRFAEDELSPRLERLEGVASVNINGGYQKEISVKADLNLLQNYGISMDTLSQIIGAQNMSLPGGTVEKGIQNLTIRTTGEFTDIEEIRNLPITLPTGGTIPLSDVAEVNLENKEVKSISKINGKPSISISVQKQSGTNTVSVSSRINDELEKIQEEFPKRDIKVVIDQADFINLSINTVLKSGALGAVLAMIILFLFLRNIRTTLIVGTAIPVSIIATFSLIYFNGITLNLMTLGGLALGIGMLVDNSIVVLENIYRYRRDGYSKAESAVKGTKEVAMAVTASTLTTVAVFLPIVFVEGITSTIFKELALTVTFSLLASLAVSLTLVPMLSSQILNVDINNEEKSKRKSFILHSFDKGFAKLESIYKRVLSWSLGHRKSTIIIALLVFSLSIASLIPVGAEFIPATDEGQFTVSVNLPIGSELDRTREVVVDVENRLEDMDIIDTVFTSIGSGGAFSMGGSTENQATITGVLKKEREESTFNVAENIREKLSNIAGADINVNVTSNAMGPASMGGAPVSIEIKGQDLDRLEDISEDFVSIIENVEGTREVSSNIGEGIPEVEVDIDSLKASNYGLTTAQIGNAVKSVISGTTASRYTTEGNEIDIVLKGNDLYSENLENLKNLPISTPMGSQISLEKVADVKIVNGPISINRDSQSRMVTVNSKIQGRDLSSVITDIEEKLEDYDLENGYSYEIAGENEQLEEAFGDLGLALVLAIVLVYMILASQFESLLHPFTIMFTVPLSIAGGALGLFITNRTLNVTSLIGAIMLIGIVVNNAIVLIDYINTRRKDGEERNIAIKNAGPIRLRPILMTTLTTVLGLLPIAIGLGEGSEIQAPMATVVIGGLLLSTILTLVLIPVMYTIFDDISLKFRK encoded by the coding sequence ATGAATCTAACTAAACTTTCAGTTAAAAGGCCAGTTACCATTGTAATGGTAACATTAATTGTGGTGCTTTTAGGTGTAGTATCTCTTACAAGGCTTCCAATAGACTTATTACCACAATTTAGTCTTCCTATAGCAATAGTTCAGACTCAATATAGTGGAGTAGGGCCACAAGAGATTGAAAATCTAGTTACAAAACCATTGGAGCAATCCATAGGTACTGTATCAAATATTGAAAATGTTTCTAGTATATCCTCCGAGGGAAGTTCTGTTATAATTGCAGAATTTAATTTTGGTACAGATATGGATTTTGCATCTCTTGAGATGAGAGAAAAAGTAGATATGATAAAAGGATTTTTACCAGAAGGTGCAAATGATCCTATGGTACTTAAAATAGATCCTAATGCAATGCCTGTAATGGAAGCATCATTATCAGGTAGTGACGACCTTTCAAGCTTACAAAGATTTGCAGAAGATGAATTATCACCTAGATTAGAAAGACTCGAAGGTGTTGCTTCAGTTAATATAAATGGAGGATATCAAAAAGAAATAAGTGTAAAAGCAGATTTAAATCTATTACAAAATTATGGAATTTCAATGGATACATTATCTCAAATCATAGGGGCTCAAAACATGAGTCTTCCTGGTGGAACAGTTGAAAAAGGAATACAAAATTTAACTATACGTACAACAGGTGAATTTACAGATATAGAAGAAATAAGAAACTTACCTATTACACTTCCAACAGGAGGTACAATACCATTATCTGATGTAGCAGAAGTAAATTTAGAAAATAAAGAAGTAAAAAGTATATCAAAAATAAATGGTAAACCTAGTATAAGCATATCAGTTCAAAAACAATCAGGAACTAATACTGTAAGTGTATCTTCTAGAATTAATGATGAACTTGAGAAAATACAAGAAGAATTTCCTAAAAGAGATATAAAGGTAGTAATAGATCAAGCTGATTTTATAAATTTATCTATAAACACAGTACTAAAATCAGGTGCACTTGGTGCAGTTCTTGCTATGATAATATTATTCTTGTTTTTAAGAAATATAAGAACAACTTTAATAGTAGGAACAGCTATACCAGTATCAATAATAGCAACATTCTCACTGATATATTTTAATGGAATAACATTAAATCTTATGACACTTGGTGGTCTTGCACTTGGTATAGGGATGCTCGTAGATAACTCTATAGTTGTGCTTGAAAATATATATAGATATAGAAGAGATGGTTATAGTAAAGCTGAATCTGCAGTGAAAGGTACAAAGGAAGTTGCTATGGCAGTTACAGCATCAACTCTTACAACTGTTGCAGTGTTTCTACCAATAGTATTTGTAGAAGGAATTACATCTACAATATTTAAGGAACTTGCACTCACAGTTACATTTTCACTTTTAGCATCTTTAGCAGTATCACTTACTCTTGTGCCAATGTTATCTTCACAAATATTAAATGTAGATATTAATAATGAAGAAAAATCTAAGAGAAAGTCATTTATATTACATTCTTTTGATAAAGGCTTTGCAAAATTAGAAAGTATATATAAGAGAGTGCTTAGTTGGAGTTTAGGACATAGAAAATCTACTATAATTATAGCTTTATTAGTATTTTCACTAAGTATAGCATCTCTAATACCTGTAGGAGCTGAATTTATACCAGCTACAGATGAAGGACAATTTACAGTATCAGTTAATTTACCTATAGGTTCAGAATTAGATAGAACAAGAGAAGTAGTAGTAGATGTAGAAAATAGATTAGAAGATATGGATATAATTGATACAGTATTTACTTCAATAGGATCTGGAGGAGCATTTTCTATGGGTGGTAGTACTGAAAATCAAGCTACAATAACAGGAGTACTCAAAAAAGAAAGAGAAGAATCCACTTTTAATGTAGCAGAAAATATAAGAGAAAAATTAAGTAATATAGCTGGTGCAGATATAAATGTAAATGTAACAAGTAATGCCATGGGACCAGCAAGTATGGGTGGAGCTCCAGTAAGTATAGAAATAAAAGGTCAAGATTTAGATAGATTAGAAGATATTTCAGAAGACTTTGTATCAATAATAGAAAATGTAGAAGGAACAAGAGAAGTAAGTTCAAATATAGGAGAAGGTATACCAGAAGTAGAGGTTGATATAGATAGCTTAAAAGCAAGTAATTATGGGCTTACTACAGCGCAAATAGGTAATGCAGTAAAAAGTGTAATATCTGGTACAACAGCAAGTAGATATACTACAGAAGGTAACGAAATAGACATAGTATTAAAGGGAAATGATTTATATTCAGAAAACCTAGAGAATCTAAAAAATCTTCCTATAAGTACTCCTATGGGTTCACAAATATCACTTGAAAAAGTAGCAGATGTAAAAATTGTTAATGGTCCAATATCAATAAATAGAGATAGTCAATCTAGAATGGTTACAGTAAATAGTAAAATACAAGGAAGAGATTTAAGCAGTGTAATAACTGATATAGAAGAAAAATTAGAAGATTATGATTTGGAAAATGGATATAGCTATGAAATAGCAGGAGAAAATGAACAACTAGAAGAAGCATTTGGTGATTTAGGGCTTGCACTTGTTTTAGCAATAGTGCTTGTATATATGATTCTTGCATCACAATTTGAATCATTACTTCATCCATTTACAATAATGTTTACTGTGCCACTTTCAATAGCAGGTGGAGCATTAGGACTTTTTATAACAAACAGAACATTAAATGTAACTTCATTAATAGGAGCTATAATGCTTATAGGTATAGTAGTTAATAATGCTATAGTTCTTATAGACTATATAAATACAAGAAGAAAAGATGGAGAAGAGAGAAATATAGCTATAAAAAATGCAGGACCTATAAGACTTAGACCAATACTTATGACAACACTTACAACAGTATTAGGACTCTTACCTATAGCAATAGGACTTGGAGAAGGTTCTGAAATACAAGCACCAATGGCAACAGTAGTAATAGGAGGCCTATTACTCTCTACAATATTAACTCTGGTACTTATACCAGTAATGTATACGATATTTGATGATATATCACTTAAATTTAGAAAATAA